The Elaeis guineensis isolate ETL-2024a chromosome 5, EG11, whole genome shotgun sequence DNA segment gagagggaagagagagaaactctctttctcatattttattatttatctcattatttattaattaattttatttttctctttcttcttttctttctttctctctttttttttttctttttctttttcttcatggaagagagagaagagaaaatcctatttattattattatattattattattttattttttcttttttttccttttctttttcttttctttttcttttttttcttttctttttttcttttttttttttttcttttctttcttttctttttctttttcttttccttcttcttcttcttcttttcttcccgggctttcattgggccgaaacaggggacctagaggtccccgtgccttgatcgatcgatcacggccatcttatggccggaggtggccgacggcaacggccgactctcccgggttcggagagaccagggccggcggtcggcgtgaccgtcggcgccggaaaatcagaggaaagaggcagcttacaggggggtttctttctccaactaaatccggcgacacccgtcgccggccatcgtgcacacaggcacaggaaagaagggagagaagagagggagaggagggagaccttaccacaacctccggtgacctccaccggtgagaaatcgcggcgaacacgggtcgaggagtcacggcttcaaacgggaaaatcggagaaaaatctccggcaatcgacggcgacggaagggtctacccatagaagagaggggaagggttcttatagagctcgtcctagggtctttcaatggccctaggactccgattcttgatcggagaagaggaagactccgatcgggagtcttcctgctctgttttccttctcttttttttttttttttttttttttttgtttaataggctttagtgggcttggtttgggctataacataatCATTAAGTAAAGAAAATACTTCATGCACCAACTTTCAGAAAACAGCCACCCTACCCAATATGCCATCCCTTCTACATGCGGGCTCAACACAATGTATGGATATACTTATGCGTGTCGCAAAGGCGAGTGTAATTAGCATAATATTTTCTACAAGATCTAAGAGAATCTCCGAATTCTTAAATGAAAATCGGGCCATTCAGTTGAATTCCATCCAACGGCTAGAGATGGCAATCCGTGTGCTCTTCCCTCATTGGCTCGGTCGAACCCCTCCGCCTCGGCTTTATAAGTGGAAGCAAAGACCCCTCATCTCGGTTGGAAACCTAATACcgatctcttcttcctcaaacgcTGACCTAAGATTTACATCGCCATGGCCGGAAGGGGGAAGGCGATCGGCTCCGGCGCCTCGAAGAAGGCGATGTCGAGGAGTAGCAAGGCTGGTCTCCAGTTTCCCGTCGGCAGGATAGCCCGTTTCCTCAAGGCTGGCAAGTACGCTGAGCGCGTTGGCGCCGGCGCTCCAGTCTATCTCGCTGCCGTCCTCGAGTACCTCGCTGCCGAGGTGCGGATTCCGTTGTTTTTGTTTCTTTCAATGATCTGGTTCTTGGTATTTTGAGGATAAATGTGGTACTCGTGAAATTTTCTAGTTTCCTTTCCTGCTTGGTTTTGGTTGCAATCTGTGTTTATTTTGTGGAATTTCTTTGGGGGATCTGGCCGTTGTGTTGTTTCTTTTTTCTGTTTGTGCGATTTGTGATTATATTTGATGTTTTGTTTTTTATATTGTAAGGGTTCGGGTTTTTGGGGTTTGTTTTGATGCTCCCACGGGCTTTTAATTGTCCACTATTTGAGAATTAaccttctattttttctcttttcgcgTATGAATAGGTGTTGGAGCTCGCTGGAAACGCGGCTAGAGACAACAAGAAGACGAGAATAGTCCCAAGGCACATCCAATTGGCGGTGAGGAACGATGAGGAGCTTTCCAAGCTTCTGGGGACGGTCACCATTGCCAATGGTGGTGTGATGCCCAACATCCACAACCTACTTCTCCCCAAGAAGACCGGTGGCTCCTCCAAGTCTGCCCCTGGAGATGATGAGAACTAAAGTTGccaatttttttctcctcttccttGTCTTTCTCTTGTAGACTAATGTGGAGAACGTAACATCTTTAGAAATTCTTCTacttcttttccctttttcttctctctcttattttatgtaagTTGTAGTGTTTGTCAAttgtttttagattttaattcaaGGAATGGGAAAGTGGGCATCTCTCTTCTAGACTTAAGATTTTGTTCATCATGTCTCCACCAAATTTATTTCTCCTTGCAAGCTACCGATCATAGTGATTGTTTGTGAATAGATAGCGAAGTTATGCTACTGTTGATTCACTTGCTGaacgataaaaaaataaaaataaaaatttaattttaaatataaaattgaaAACGCATGTTTGATATGTGATTTTAAGATAAAATCGTATTTTTAAGatgtgaattttttttattttaaaatatgattaaatttttttttttatttttggttttGTATCGGATTTGGGGGTTTTGTCGGGATCAGGGAGGGGGGGTTGTCGCTCAGTTGGGGCACTGATCGGGCGGTGGGGGTGGTGACGTGTGGCAGTGGTCGGGTGGTGGGGGTGGTGATGGGTGGCGCTTAGAGGGGGCGTGGGGCGCGGGGGCATAGGGTGCGGGTGCAGTGGTTGGCGGAGGGGGGTGGAGGTGTGCTTTTGTGTTTGCACTGATGGTCGTCGGGGTGGGTGTCTCATGAGGGGAGAGGGAGGCGGCAATGGTAGCGGTGAGGAATAAGCGTGGGTCTGCGGCGGGGTGGGGTTGTGGAAGGCGAGTCGGAAAGAGATGGGTGCAGGTCGGCTGTCGACAGAAGAAGATTGGTCGGGGAGGGAGGTGTgagaggaaggaaagggagaaacgaggaaaaaaaataaaagaagatggGTCGGGGAGGGAGGTGTGagaggaaggaaaaagagaaacgaagaaaaaaaaaaaataataaaaataaaatatttttattttattaataataaaatattattatttgatgaataataaaatattatcatttgattaataataaagtattattatttta contains these protein-coding regions:
- the LOC105037826 gene encoding probable histone H2A.2, whose amino-acid sequence is MAGRGKAIGSGASKKAMSRSSKAGLQFPVGRIARFLKAGKYAERVGAGAPVYLAAVLEYLAAEVLELAGNAARDNKKTRIVPRHIQLAVRNDEELSKLLGTVTIANGGVMPNIHNLLLPKKTGGSSKSAPGDDEN